One region of Triticum aestivum cultivar Chinese Spring chromosome 6B, IWGSC CS RefSeq v2.1, whole genome shotgun sequence genomic DNA includes:
- the LOC123135327 gene encoding agamous-like MADS-box protein AGL80, producing the protein MARKKVALRYIRNDSARQNTLKKRSENLMKKADEVTTLCKAKACVLVYGEGATVPEVFPSHAEAVAILKRFKSVPEVARLKKTMDQESVLSQRVAKLRDQVQKTRCELQDRETKFLLHEAMVSGRLPVNIEELTTMGWKLELMLKGLGERITKMSGQPPVYQTQAPYITGNMDMGPPAMYRVSPPQQEGWLETVRSEGDLGTQIYNGQSTGGHDGTNFGFFPSHMNM; encoded by the coding sequence ATGGCTCGCAAGAAGGTGGCCCTCCGGTACATCCGCAATGACTCGGCGCGGCAGAATACCTTGAAGAAGCGCAGCGAGAACCTGATGAAGAAGGCCGATGAGGTGACCACCTTGTGCAAGGCCAAGGCCTGCGTGCTGGTGTATGGCGAGGGCGCAACGGTGCCAGAGGTGTTCCCATCCCATGCTGAGGCGGTGGCTATCTTGAAAAGGTTTAAGAGCGTGCCGGAGGTGGCGCGGCTAAAGAAAACGATGGACCAGGAGAGTGTCCTTAGTCAGCGCGTCGCAAAGCTCCGAGACCAGGTCCAGAAGACTAGGTGCGAGCTCCAAGACCGTGAGACCAAGTTTCTCCTGCATGAGGCCATGGTCAGCGGCCGCCTCCCTGTAAACATCGAGGAGCTCACAACCATGGGTTGGAAGTTGGAGTTAATGCTCAAAGGCCTGGGCGAACGCATCACAAAAATGAGCGGGCAGCCGCCAGTCTACCAAACGCAGGCACCATACATCACCGGCAACATGGACATGGGGCCTCCAGCCATGTATCGGGTGTCGCCGCCGCAGCAGGAGGGTTGGCTTGAGACAGTGAGGTCCGAAGGGGACCTTGGCACCCAGATCTACAATGGCCAGAGTACTGGTGGCCATGATGGCACCAACTTCGGCTTCTTTCCTAGTCATATGAATATGTAA